The following proteins are co-located in the Echinicola sp. 20G genome:
- a CDS encoding abortive infection family protein, translating into MSNKISEVTRRNIFDFIQVEGFWWSGRLEEPDFLSRIFNLDEMPSSDSRFDNAAGDIWQHRINNPYDWSDDWIFNDERFNLLKCDDSNFLNFLCETVHPLVRPDTAEAIKMVQLFNDNLKSDNFEIIEKTRISDKPIFVGHLKLTGKDSIEKKGADIKKFLNAEYVTQQINLMESSIEAAPHVSIGLSKELIETCCKSIFEGRKEEYNKDWDLGRLMKETTKLLKLTPNDIPNETKAASSIKQILGSLSSVVQGIAEVRNEYGSGHGKDGNFRGLQPRHAKLAVGAASTLAVYLLETYELKK; encoded by the coding sequence ATGTCTAATAAAATATCAGAAGTAACAAGAAGAAACATCTTTGACTTTATTCAAGTCGAAGGTTTTTGGTGGTCTGGCAGACTTGAAGAACCTGATTTTCTATCAAGAATATTCAACCTGGACGAGATGCCATCATCGGATAGTCGATTTGATAATGCCGCAGGAGATATTTGGCAACACAGAATAAACAATCCTTATGATTGGTCTGATGACTGGATATTTAATGATGAAAGGTTTAATCTGCTAAAATGCGATGACTCGAATTTCTTAAACTTTTTATGCGAAACGGTTCACCCTTTAGTGCGACCTGACACTGCTGAAGCCATAAAAATGGTTCAACTTTTTAACGATAATTTAAAGAGCGATAATTTTGAAATAATTGAAAAAACTAGAATATCAGATAAACCAATCTTTGTTGGGCATCTAAAATTGACAGGAAAAGACTCCATTGAGAAAAAAGGAGCTGATATAAAGAAATTCCTGAACGCTGAATATGTTACCCAACAGATAAACCTAATGGAATCTTCTATTGAAGCTGCTCCACACGTATCTATAGGTCTATCAAAAGAACTTATTGAAACTTGTTGCAAATCAATATTTGAAGGAAGAAAAGAAGAATATAATAAGGATTGGGATTTGGGAAGATTAATGAAAGAAACTACTAAGTTGTTGAAATTGACACCAAATGACATACCCAATGAGACCAAAGCAGCCAGTTCAATAAAGCAAATATTAGGAAGTCTATCTTCAGTGGTTCAAGGAATCGCAGAGGTAAGAAACGAGTATGGGAGTGGACATGGTAAGGACGGAAATTTTAGAGGGTTACAACCTAGACATGCTAAACTAGCAGTTGGTGCAGCATCAACTTTGGCGGTTTATCTATTAGAAACATATGAACTCAAGAAATAA
- a CDS encoding SGNH/GDSL hydrolase family protein yields MNKNNVLTLTNSVFTNNLNRIHFLWSLLWVSLLFSCTTHQSTQPTNVPPSNKTPSKNMNKNELTYLALGDSYTIGEGVQPSENYPHQLVSTLAAHPFSSPQIIATTGWTTDELQKGISAAKIEGNTYDLVTLLIGVNNQYRGRSVANFKEEFTVLLDQAIAFAGGDNTKVIVISIPDWGVTDFASQQNVDKQKVAEEITAYNTAKQQISHSKGVHYLDITQEYRQIGAYPENQAADGLHPSGLIYKSWAERLADLIREEIRF; encoded by the coding sequence TTGAATAAAAATAATGTGCTAACACTTACCAATTCAGTTTTCACCAATAACCTTAATAGAATTCATTTTCTTTGGTCACTCTTATGGGTCTCCCTCTTATTTTCTTGTACCACTCACCAATCCACACAACCCACTAATGTGCCGCCATCCAACAAGACACCTTCCAAAAACATGAATAAAAACGAACTTACCTACCTGGCCTTGGGCGACTCCTACACCATTGGAGAAGGAGTACAGCCCAGTGAAAACTATCCCCATCAGCTGGTCTCCACCCTGGCCGCACACCCCTTTTCAAGTCCCCAGATCATCGCCACAACCGGCTGGACGACGGACGAACTCCAAAAAGGGATCAGTGCCGCCAAAATCGAAGGGAATACCTATGACTTGGTCACCTTGCTGATCGGAGTAAACAACCAATACAGGGGCCGAAGTGTGGCCAATTTCAAAGAAGAGTTCACCGTGCTTTTAGACCAGGCCATTGCCTTTGCGGGTGGGGACAACACCAAAGTTATTGTCATTTCGATCCCCGACTGGGGAGTCACCGACTTTGCCAGCCAACAAAATGTCGACAAACAAAAAGTGGCCGAAGAAATCACCGCCTATAACACCGCCAAGCAGCAAATCAGCCATTCCAAGGGAGTGCATTATTTGGACATCACCCAAGAGTACCGCCAGATCGGAGCCTACCCCGAAAACCAAGCCGCCGACGGCCTCCACCCTAGTGGACTGATCTACAAATCCTGGGCAGAGCGACTCGCCGACCTGATCAGGGAGGAAATCAGATTTTAG
- a CDS encoding LD-carboxypeptidase has product MNKRTFIKALGLTAGLSPMMALKSDVLAAQNPEDAKTILPMPLKKGDTVGLVSPSSASNDEILFQFAQETLEALGFKVLPGQHLTDRYGHLAGKDEARAGDINDMFANKEVKAIICIRGGSGAARILPLLDYKTIKKNPKPILGYSDITAIHNAIYAQTGLITFHGPNGTGSWNSFNVKQFEQMFFEEKLVKFENEQEKGDDLIVKKNRIQTITPGTAEGVIVGGNLTVLTGLAGSPYLPDFKNKILFLEDVGEDPYRIDRMMSTLMLMGALDEIKGFIFGQCSDCDPSGGYGSLTIWQILQDYIKPLGIPAYRGAMIGHVSKQFIVPIGAKVKMDAGLGVFEMTEKIFQS; this is encoded by the coding sequence ATGAACAAAAGGACATTTATAAAAGCATTGGGACTTACCGCTGGACTTTCTCCGATGATGGCATTAAAAAGCGATGTATTGGCTGCCCAAAACCCAGAGGACGCCAAAACCATACTGCCCATGCCACTCAAAAAGGGAGATACTGTAGGACTTGTAAGTCCATCTTCTGCTAGCAATGATGAAATTTTGTTTCAGTTTGCCCAAGAAACTTTAGAAGCACTGGGGTTTAAAGTGCTCCCCGGCCAGCATTTGACAGACCGTTATGGCCATTTGGCCGGCAAAGACGAGGCCCGTGCCGGAGACATCAACGACATGTTTGCCAACAAAGAGGTAAAGGCCATCATCTGCATTCGGGGAGGTTCCGGAGCGGCCCGGATACTGCCCTTGCTGGACTATAAAACCATCAAAAAGAACCCCAAGCCTATCCTCGGCTACAGTGATATCACGGCCATCCATAATGCCATTTATGCCCAAACAGGGCTGATTACCTTTCACGGACCGAATGGTACTGGAAGCTGGAACAGCTTTAATGTGAAACAGTTTGAGCAAATGTTCTTTGAAGAGAAATTGGTGAAGTTTGAAAACGAGCAGGAAAAGGGAGATGACTTGATCGTCAAGAAAAACCGTATTCAAACCATCACGCCGGGAACAGCTGAAGGGGTAATCGTAGGTGGGAACCTTACGGTTCTGACAGGACTGGCCGGATCCCCTTACCTTCCAGATTTCAAAAATAAAATCCTTTTTTTGGAAGACGTAGGGGAAGACCCTTACCGCATTGACAGGATGATGAGCACCTTGATGCTGATGGGAGCATTGGATGAAATCAAAGGGTTTATTTTTGGACAATGCTCGGATTGTGATCCATCCGGGGGCTATGGTTCGTTAACTATATGGCAGATCCTTCAGGATTACATCAAGCCTTTGGGTATTCCGGCCTATCGCGGCGCCATGATCGGACATGTCAGCAAACAGTTTATTGTCCCCATTGGAGCCAAGGTCAAGATGGATGCAGGTCTTGGTGTCTTTGAAATGACCGAGAAAATTTTCCAATCCTAA
- a CDS encoding D-alanyl-D-alanine carboxypeptidase, whose translation MKKYHMLKRIITLFLLQLSISLSLFGQSNSKIQKDLEQLLGAQSFFGHHQTGFALYDLDEQDIKFEHNSHLSFIPASTTKLFTFYAGLMVLGDSTKKLRYIPKGKDVLIWGTGDPSWHYKPLPQQDLNAFFSAFDKVYFSDDNWKENPFGYGWQWDDYYYSYSAERSPLPIYGNLVTVDSKNQAPKISPKLFSKNLLVTSKEIKDIERDFHSNNFYYNPQIYRKQESKVPFITSPETFALLASEALGKEVILSKEKLPEEHFILKGIPLDSLYREMLHESDNFLAEQLLLMVSDELFMEMNDAETIEYLLENFLFDLPDQPQWVDGSGLSRHNLFTPSDMVSIAEKIYRIVPDTTLFRLLPQGGRTGTLKNAYRAPTPYVFAKTGTMSNNHCLVGFLKTHKNKLYAFAFMNNNYPYKAKEVISEMEKVLLYIRDNF comes from the coding sequence TTGAAAAAGTACCATATGCTAAAAAGGATCATTACACTTTTCTTGTTGCAGCTGTCCATCAGTCTTTCACTTTTTGGGCAAAGTAACAGCAAAATCCAGAAAGACCTTGAACAACTCTTGGGAGCACAGTCCTTCTTTGGCCACCACCAAACAGGCTTTGCGCTTTATGATTTGGATGAGCAGGATATAAAGTTTGAGCATAACAGTCACTTGAGCTTTATCCCTGCCTCCACCACCAAGCTCTTTACTTTTTATGCTGGCCTGATGGTCTTGGGAGACAGCACCAAAAAGCTTCGCTATATCCCCAAAGGCAAGGATGTGCTTATTTGGGGCACAGGAGATCCTTCCTGGCATTACAAACCATTGCCACAGCAAGACCTAAATGCTTTCTTCTCTGCATTTGATAAAGTTTACTTTTCGGACGACAACTGGAAAGAAAACCCCTTTGGATATGGCTGGCAGTGGGATGATTATTATTATAGCTATTCTGCGGAAAGGTCTCCCCTTCCGATCTATGGCAATTTGGTCACTGTGGATTCTAAAAATCAAGCCCCAAAAATCAGCCCCAAGCTTTTTTCCAAAAACCTATTGGTTACTTCTAAGGAAATCAAAGACATAGAGCGTGATTTTCACAGCAACAATTTCTATTACAATCCCCAGATCTACAGAAAGCAGGAATCCAAAGTTCCCTTTATCACTTCTCCGGAGACTTTTGCATTGCTCGCCAGTGAGGCTTTGGGCAAGGAGGTAATCCTTTCCAAGGAAAAGCTTCCCGAGGAACATTTTATCCTAAAAGGGATTCCGTTGGACAGCCTTTACCGGGAAATGCTTCATGAAAGTGACAATTTCTTGGCAGAACAGCTTTTGCTGATGGTTTCCGATGAACTCTTTATGGAAATGAATGATGCCGAGACCATAGAATATTTATTGGAGAACTTCCTGTTTGATTTACCGGATCAGCCCCAATGGGTAGATGGATCCGGGCTTTCCCGGCACAATTTATTTACCCCAAGTGACATGGTTAGTATCGCGGAAAAAATTTACCGGATTGTTCCAGACACCACTTTATTCCGCCTATTGCCCCAGGGAGGAAGGACAGGAACCTTAAAAAATGCCTATCGAGCTCCCACACCTTATGTATTCGCAAAAACGGGAACCATGAGCAATAACCACTGCTTGGTAGGCTTCCTCAAAACCCACAAAAACAAGCTGTATGCTTTTGCTTTTATGAACAATAACTATCCCTACAAAGCAAAGGAAGTCATTTCAGAGATGGAGAAGGTATTGTTGTATATCCGGGATAATTTCTAA
- a CDS encoding DUF423 domain-containing protein, whose amino-acid sequence MNYVSTIRLAAILGALSVAIGAFGAHGLAPILEKMGRVDTFETAVKYQFYHTLAIFMVGLLQVKLGQKKALNASVNAFLIGIIIFSGSLFVLSTTGITWLGAITPIGGVAFIVGWMLLFLGVKPNIKTKA is encoded by the coding sequence ATGAATTACGTCAGTACAATTAGACTTGCTGCCATTTTAGGGGCACTTTCAGTAGCCATTGGAGCCTTTGGTGCTCATGGCTTGGCCCCAATTTTAGAAAAGATGGGCAGGGTGGACACTTTCGAAACTGCGGTAAAGTATCAGTTTTACCATACCTTGGCCATATTTATGGTTGGTCTGCTGCAGGTTAAGCTTGGGCAAAAAAAGGCCCTTAATGCCAGCGTCAACGCCTTTTTGATTGGCATCATCATATTCTCTGGCTCCCTATTTGTCTTGTCCACCACAGGGATCACTTGGCTGGGAGCCATCACGCCTATTGGGGGAGTAGCTTTTATCGTGGGCTGGATGCTTCTCTTTCTGGGTGTAAAACCAAATATCAAAACCAAAGCCTAA
- a CDS encoding YggS family pyridoxal phosphate-dependent enzyme, translated as MSIKENLSDLKKKFKKNDCLLVAVSKTKPVADIQEAYDAGIRDFGENKVQELVDKQPQLPDDIQWHMIGHLQRNKVKYIAPFIHLIHGVDTFKLLKEINKQAQKSERVIPCLLQIHIAKEETKFGFDEEEVLSLVREKAFDELKNIRIIGLMGMATNTENEAIVRAEFGGLKKFMDQLNTLELPENLALKELSMGMSGDFLLAQEEGSTMVRVGSAIFGKRNYQ; from the coding sequence ATGAGTATAAAAGAGAACTTATCTGACCTAAAAAAGAAATTCAAAAAAAATGACTGCCTCCTCGTGGCGGTCAGCAAAACAAAACCAGTGGCTGATATCCAGGAAGCTTATGATGCCGGCATTCGGGATTTTGGTGAAAACAAAGTCCAGGAACTGGTGGACAAACAGCCCCAACTGCCAGACGATATCCAATGGCACATGATCGGCCACCTTCAGCGCAACAAAGTCAAATACATTGCCCCTTTTATCCACCTGATTCATGGAGTGGACACCTTTAAACTTCTCAAGGAAATCAACAAGCAGGCGCAAAAGTCAGAAAGGGTGATTCCTTGCTTGTTGCAAATCCACATTGCCAAAGAAGAGACCAAGTTTGGTTTTGACGAAGAAGAGGTCCTTTCCCTTGTCCGAGAAAAGGCCTTTGATGAACTTAAGAACATCAGAATCATAGGCTTGATGGGCATGGCCACCAATACCGAAAACGAAGCTATCGTCCGGGCTGAATTTGGAGGGCTGAAAAAATTCATGGATCAGCTCAACACCCTGGAGCTTCCGGAAAACCTGGCCCTCAAAGAACTCTCAATGGGCATGAGCGGAGACTTCTTACTCGCCCAAGAAGAGGGAAGTACCATGGTCAGGGTCGGCAGTGCTATTTTTGGAAAAAGAAATTATCAATAA
- a CDS encoding GH3 auxin-responsive promoter family protein, with product MAIIGTLLKKGIRLRESLEQEYSSPLELQKQELKKLLITANKTQIGEKYGFKKILSRFRKPGDDFYTAFAEAVPIYDYDKIYDEWWHKLQKGEANVTWPKAIKYFALSSGTSGSASKYIPITKEMVKAIRKTGVRQILSLSKYDLPSKFFNKGILMLGGSTDLEFNGTYFAGDLSGITAGKLPIWFQRFYKPGQEIARNKNWGDKLEKIVENAPKWDIGIIVGVPAWLQILLEKIIERYEVETIHDIWPNLNIFVHGGVSFEPYKKGFEKLLARPLIYMETYLASEGFLAFQALPDRSSMRLVLNNGIFYEFVPFNELYFDENSEIRDGVRPLKIDEVEEGVDYAILISTCAGTWRYLIGDVIKFVSVSESEIVITGRTKHFLSLCGEHLSVDNMNKAVRLAEDEMNINIREFTVLGIPMGTLFAHHWYIGTDDEVDQEKLREVIDHHLKALNDDYVVERKHALKEVKLDVLPSKTFYDWMRSEGKEGGQHKYPRVLKGPKMESWLTFLEEQK from the coding sequence ATGGCTATAATAGGTACATTGTTAAAAAAAGGGATTAGGCTAAGGGAATCCTTGGAACAGGAATACAGCTCACCTTTGGAACTTCAAAAACAGGAACTCAAAAAACTCTTGATTACCGCCAACAAGACCCAAATCGGTGAAAAGTATGGTTTTAAGAAAATTTTGTCCCGATTCAGAAAACCAGGAGATGATTTTTACACTGCGTTTGCCGAGGCCGTTCCGATTTATGATTATGACAAAATCTATGATGAATGGTGGCATAAGCTTCAGAAAGGAGAGGCCAATGTGACCTGGCCTAAGGCCATTAAGTATTTTGCTTTGAGTTCAGGAACCTCAGGAAGTGCTTCGAAATATATTCCGATTACCAAAGAAATGGTAAAGGCCATTCGAAAAACAGGCGTAAGGCAAATCCTATCCCTGTCCAAATATGACCTGCCCTCGAAGTTTTTCAACAAGGGCATTTTGATGTTGGGAGGAAGTACGGACTTGGAGTTCAATGGAACCTACTTTGCGGGAGATTTGAGCGGGATTACAGCAGGAAAGCTTCCCATTTGGTTTCAACGCTTTTACAAACCTGGGCAGGAAATAGCGCGCAATAAAAACTGGGGGGACAAACTGGAAAAGATAGTTGAAAATGCTCCAAAATGGGATATAGGGATCATCGTGGGGGTGCCAGCTTGGCTGCAGATTCTATTGGAAAAAATCATTGAGCGGTATGAGGTGGAGACCATTCATGATATTTGGCCCAACCTCAACATTTTTGTCCATGGAGGGGTGTCCTTCGAGCCTTATAAAAAAGGATTTGAGAAGTTACTGGCTCGGCCATTGATTTATATGGAAACCTACTTGGCGAGTGAAGGTTTTTTGGCCTTTCAAGCATTGCCGGATAGAAGTTCGATGAGGCTAGTGCTGAACAATGGGATTTTCTATGAGTTTGTGCCTTTCAATGAATTGTATTTTGACGAAAATAGTGAAATAAGAGATGGGGTCAGGCCACTAAAGATAGATGAAGTAGAAGAAGGCGTGGATTATGCCATTTTGATCAGTACTTGTGCCGGTACGTGGAGGTATTTGATCGGGGATGTGATCAAGTTTGTTTCAGTTTCTGAAAGTGAGATTGTTATTACTGGAAGAACCAAGCATTTTTTGAGTCTTTGCGGGGAGCATTTGTCAGTGGACAATATGAACAAGGCCGTTCGATTGGCGGAGGATGAGATGAATATCAATATTCGGGAGTTTACGGTTTTGGGGATTCCTATGGGGACCTTGTTTGCACACCATTGGTATATTGGTACAGACGATGAGGTGGATCAAGAAAAGCTCAGAGAGGTAATAGACCATCACCTCAAAGCCCTGAATGATGATTATGTGGTCGAAAGAAAACATGCTTTAAAAGAAGTCAAGTTGGATGTTTTGCCTTCAAAAACCTTTTACGATTGGATGCGGTCGGAAGGGAAAGAAGGGGGGCAGCATAAATACCCAAGGGTGCTTAAGGGACCAAAGATGGAGTCATGGCTGACATTTTTGGAGGAACAAAAGTAA
- a CDS encoding LysE family translocator — protein MADIFGGTKVNMGISLLEGIGMGLVLSMIIGPVFFALIQNSIENGFRHSVFMALGILLSDSIYVLISYFGVSYLTNNPFFKAGLGYVGGAIMIGFGVVSFVKKGTQRPNSGGLPVQEAPKRRRGFIKGLSLNGVNPFVFLFWISVAGLVQLRTRYTPIDVFLYYLGVLLTVFSIDLVKAYIAKKLSKFITPKLMMNMNRVVAVVLVVFGVRLLKFAIEQFL, from the coding sequence ATGGCTGACATTTTTGGAGGAACAAAAGTAAACATGGGGATTTCTTTATTGGAAGGTATTGGGATGGGATTGGTGCTGAGTATGATCATTGGTCCAGTTTTTTTTGCGTTGATCCAGAATAGCATTGAAAATGGATTCCGACATTCTGTTTTTATGGCTTTGGGCATCCTGCTGAGCGATTCCATTTATGTATTGATCTCTTATTTTGGAGTGTCTTATTTAACCAATAATCCTTTTTTTAAAGCAGGCTTGGGCTATGTTGGAGGTGCTATAATGATCGGCTTTGGGGTGGTAAGCTTTGTAAAGAAAGGAACCCAGCGTCCTAATTCAGGCGGGCTGCCTGTGCAAGAAGCTCCCAAAAGGAGAAGAGGCTTTATAAAGGGATTAAGCCTTAATGGAGTTAACCCTTTTGTGTTTCTGTTCTGGATCTCAGTGGCTGGCCTCGTTCAGCTCAGGACAAGGTACACGCCTATCGATGTTTTTCTTTATTATCTGGGTGTTTTGTTGACTGTTTTTTCCATTGACTTGGTGAAAGCCTATATAGCCAAGAAGTTGAGTAAATTCATCACGCCAAAATTGATGATGAATATGAATCGGGTCGTTGCGGTCGTGTTGGTTGTTTTTGGGGTAAGGCTTTTGAAGTTTGCCATCGAGCAATTCCTATAG
- a CDS encoding VWA domain-containing protein, whose product MNANSIIDWFSWSWFLPETLRSFEWKNPWVLHLLWVVPLILLIRKFTKFMKNPSLELSLPGSVSSSNPWTYLRLVPTLFFILALWMVVIALARPQRSNEKVEQSTEGIDIMLVLDISESMDLQDFKPNRLEAAKSTAIDFINGRFGDRIGMVIFAGEAFSLAPLTTDYELLTDLIEDISFDMMDAKGTAIGSAVATATNRMRESNSKSKVMVLLSDGDNNAGNVDPVFAAELAEAMDIKIYTIAVGKDGMVPYGTDFFGRPQMVETYLNETTLRDLARIGNGQFFRASDDGALENIFDQINQLEKAEILESRYKETQDFYRPYLFFGILFFFIWLSLKSTFVNNFLLD is encoded by the coding sequence ATGAACGCAAATAGTATTATCGATTGGTTTTCTTGGTCTTGGTTTTTACCGGAAACCCTACGTTCCTTTGAGTGGAAAAACCCCTGGGTGCTTCATTTGCTTTGGGTAGTTCCTTTGATATTGCTGATCAGAAAGTTCACCAAGTTTATGAAGAATCCTTCACTGGAGCTTTCTTTACCAGGCAGTGTATCTTCCAGCAACCCTTGGACCTATTTAAGGCTTGTACCAACACTCTTCTTTATATTGGCCTTGTGGATGGTTGTCATCGCTTTGGCCCGCCCACAACGTTCCAATGAAAAAGTAGAGCAATCTACCGAGGGAATTGATATCATGTTGGTCTTGGATATTTCGGAATCCATGGACTTACAGGACTTCAAACCAAACCGACTTGAAGCGGCCAAGTCCACTGCCATTGACTTTATCAATGGCCGTTTTGGTGACCGGATAGGCATGGTCATCTTTGCTGGAGAAGCCTTTTCCTTGGCGCCATTGACCACCGATTATGAATTGCTGACCGATTTGATAGAGGACATCTCTTTTGACATGATGGATGCAAAGGGCACGGCTATCGGAAGTGCTGTGGCTACCGCCACCAACCGAATGAGGGAATCCAACTCCAAGTCCAAAGTGATGGTCCTTTTGAGTGATGGGGACAACAATGCAGGGAATGTGGATCCTGTTTTTGCAGCAGAACTTGCGGAAGCCATGGACATTAAAATTTACACCATTGCTGTAGGTAAGGACGGTATGGTCCCCTATGGCACAGACTTCTTTGGCAGGCCTCAGATGGTAGAAACCTACCTGAACGAAACCACCCTCCGCGACTTGGCCAGAATTGGCAATGGGCAGTTTTTCCGGGCATCTGATGACGGAGCTTTGGAAAACATATTTGACCAGATCAACCAGTTGGAGAAAGCTGAGATCCTTGAATCCCGGTACAAAGAGACTCAGGACTTTTATAGGCCTTATCTTTTCTTTGGAATCCTATTCTTCTTTATTTGGCTCAGCTTGAAGAGCACCTTTGTCAATAACTTTCTATTGGATTAG
- a CDS encoding DUF58 domain-containing protein, whose protein sequence is MNQLLKKLRKYEIMIRKVANNHLQGDYQSIFKGAGLEFDDLRPYQYGDDIRTIEWKVSAKGHGTFVKTFKEDKDQSVYFLLDISGSQDIGDERRKKIDLGKEIAGVLTLAAIHEGSQVALVSFSDQKEKVILPGKGPKQGVKVIRGIFKHENKSIKTNLNEMFTFCLNLIKKRSIIIVISDFIDQDYERPFKAMAEKHDVVAIQVTDPRESALPSLGIIPVFDKEEGKTTWVNTAFGSFSKKIADTFTTERSSLKELCKKNQINYLPIDTQEDIVLPLIELFRYRNKTMKRG, encoded by the coding sequence ATGAATCAACTGCTGAAAAAACTCAGAAAATACGAAATCATGATCAGGAAGGTGGCCAATAACCATCTTCAGGGTGACTATCAGTCCATTTTCAAAGGTGCAGGGCTTGAATTTGATGACCTGAGACCTTACCAATACGGTGATGACATCAGGACCATCGAGTGGAAAGTTTCCGCCAAGGGACATGGGACTTTTGTTAAAACCTTTAAAGAAGATAAGGATCAGTCTGTCTATTTTCTCTTGGACATTAGCGGTTCCCAGGATATTGGGGATGAACGAAGAAAGAAAATTGACCTGGGAAAAGAAATTGCAGGAGTGCTAACTTTGGCTGCCATCCATGAAGGAAGCCAAGTAGCCTTGGTTTCTTTTTCGGACCAGAAAGAAAAAGTGATCCTCCCTGGTAAAGGCCCGAAGCAAGGGGTCAAGGTGATTAGGGGCATCTTCAAACATGAGAACAAGTCTATCAAGACCAACCTCAATGAGATGTTTACTTTTTGTCTCAACCTCATCAAAAAGAGAAGCATCATCATTGTTATTTCTGATTTTATAGACCAAGACTATGAAAGGCCTTTCAAAGCCATGGCTGAAAAGCATGATGTGGTCGCCATCCAAGTGACCGATCCTAGGGAGTCTGCATTGCCCTCCTTGGGCATTATCCCTGTTTTTGACAAAGAAGAAGGAAAAACTACTTGGGTAAACACCGCCTTTGGAAGTTTTTCTAAAAAAATTGCCGATACCTTTACGACAGAAAGGAGTTCTTTAAAAGAATTATGCAAGAAAAACCAAATTAACTATCTCCCCATTGACACACAGGAAGATATTGTACTTCCTTTGATAGAATTGTTTAGGTACAGGAATAAAACCATGAAACGTGGGTAA
- a CDS encoding DUF4296 domain-containing protein — protein sequence MKKLIFFFVLVLGCLSCRDDKQPKYLLSEDEMVGIMVDIHMAEGLASSLPVSYDSSKKLYPMFENRVFEKHQVADTTYTKSLEYYLRDAEKMEELYARVIDSLNVKEKEGN from the coding sequence GTGAAAAAGTTAATATTCTTCTTCGTTTTGGTATTGGGTTGCCTTTCATGCCGTGATGATAAGCAGCCAAAGTATTTGTTGTCTGAGGATGAGATGGTCGGAATCATGGTCGATATCCATATGGCTGAGGGGCTTGCCAGCTCCTTGCCCGTTTCCTATGACTCTTCCAAAAAACTGTATCCGATGTTTGAGAACAGGGTGTTCGAAAAGCACCAAGTGGCCGACACGACCTATACCAAAAGCTTGGAGTATTATTTGAGAGATGCAGAGAAGATGGAGGAGCTTTATGCCCGGGTGATTGATTCTCTGAATGTAAAAGAAAAAGAAGGTAATTAA